Within Polyangia bacterium, the genomic segment CGGCGGGTGACAAGATCCCGCGCAAGGGCGGCCCCGGCATCACCAAGTCGGATCTGCTGGTGATCAACAAGATCGATCTCGCCCCCGCCGTCGGTGCGTCGCTGGAGGTGATGGATCGCGACGCCCGCAAGATGCGCGGCACTCGCCCGTTCGTGTTCACCAACTTGAAGACGCGGGAAGGGATCGAGCCGATCGCCGACTTCGTGGTCAAGCGCGGCTTGCTGCGCGCCTGAGGAAGCAACCCGACTGGAGGGCGGCGACCGTCAGCCCATCGGCGGCGCTTGCGGAACGCCGAAGGCGTCACGCAGCGACGGATAGCGGACCTTGGGTGTGTCGACGTCGTGCAGGCCAATGCGCAACGACACCGATTTTCCGTCGCCCCACGGCCACCACAACCCGAACGCCCCCGGTGCGCCGGGATCGCCGCCCCAAAGCAAGAGCTGCCCGGGGCGCACGCCGCCGTATTCATCGGCCAGCGCGCGCGGCGCCGCCGGCGCCTGGGCCAATGTCGCGCTGTCAAACACCAACGGCAACACGCCGGCGTACGCCGCCTGCGCCAGATTTTTCTGGGCCATCTCGATCGTCGACATCACGCACTTCATGCGACGGTCGTATCCCCACTCGGGCGCGGGCCATGCCGCGCGTACTTTCACCAGATCCGCGAACAGCTTTCCCCACAGTGGCTCAGCACTCGCCATCGCCCTATCGTAAACGGTTCTGTCACAACCACAAGAAGGGCATCCGGCTATCGCTGGCGGCTGATGGCGCCGATGGCGCCCGATACGGCGATGTAGTCGTCGCCCGCCGCCGGCGTGGCGGTCTTGGCCAGATAGCGCCGCGCCTGTCGCAACAAAGGGACATCTTGTGCCTTCAAGATCGTCGGCAGCGAAGCGGCCCACGCCGTGCCTTCCGCCGGCGTCTTCAAACCGTCCAGCGCGGCAGCATCGCCGTCGAGCAACGCGCCGAAGGCCTGCAACCAGTGCTCGCGAATCCGCGCGGGCGCCGCGCTCGCCTTGCCGGCGCGGGCGGCCGATGGCCCGCCGGCCAGCACGGCCTGAATCGCCGCCCGCGCCTCGGCGGGCATCGCCGACACGTCAACGGTTCGCAAGGCCTGGGCCGCCTCCGGGGTCAACTGGAACACCAGCAGCCAGATGGCGATCAGCCGCCCGGGGTGCTTGCCGTCGGCGGCGATGCGCGCCAGCGCCGGCGTCGATCGACTCTCGTCCTGGCTGCCGTAAAGAAAAAGCGCGCCCAGCTGGGCATCGACGTTGGCGTCGCCGGTGGGCCCTGGCAGCGCGTAGTGATGCCCGGTGTCGGCCAGCCAGCGCGCGCCCGCCGCCGAGACGTCGAATCCTTCGTAGGCGCGGGCGGCCAGGGTCTCGATCCACAGCCGCAGATCGATGTCTTCCAGCGGCGCGCCGGTCCACAAGCGCACCTGCAGCGCCTTCGATTCGATTCCCGGATCCACCGCCATCAAAAGCGCAGCGCCGTCGAAGAGAAAGAAAGGATCGGCCGCTGGATCATTCAAAGCGGCGCGCAAGCACGGCGCCAGCCGGAGCGGATCGGCTTGCACGTCCTTCCAAAGCCGATCAAGTAGCGCCGACTTGCCGTCCTGTTCAGCCGGGGTCAGGCGGGAGGGTTTGAACGTGTACGTGGCGCGGATGCGCGCCGCCAGCGCCTGGCATTCCGGCGTCGGCGGCGTGGCCGGCGCCGTCACCGCCGTGGCGGGCGTGACAGGTGCCGGGCCGTGACAGCCACCCATCGCCAGCAGCATGGCCACCGCGCCGACCGCCCGCCATCGGAACAATCAGTTGGCCTTGTGGGCTTTCTTGGCGGCCCCGGCCCTTTCGGGCGCGGCCGGCCAGGTCTTCACGATCATCTCGACCAGCTGATCGCCTTTGACCATCATCTGGCCGAACTTGGCGTCCCACTCGGCGGTAGGCTTCGACGCCTTGATGTCATCGACCGACTTCTTGGCGGCGATCTGTTTGCCGATGCGGTCGTGGATCTGAACCAGCATGTCGTGCCAGGCCTTCAGATCGGCCTTGCTGGAGATCTGGCCATGGCCCGGAATGATCTTGGTGTTGTCGTCGCACATCGCCAGCACCTTCTCGGCCGCGGTGATGAACCCGGCGAAGACGCCGCCGTTGTTGGTGTCGACCAGCGGGTAAGAGATGGTGACGAACGTGTCGCCCATGTGAATGACGTTGGCCTTCTTGAAGTGCACGATGGCGTCGCCGTCGGTGTGCGCCGGTGGGACATGGAAGACGTGAATCTCGTCGCCGTTCAGGTGCAAGGTGACGTCGTCGCTGAAGGTCACCACCGGCAGCGCGGCCGGCGGCAGGGCCGGGAAGGTCATCTTTTGTCCGAGAAAATCCATGAATTGATCGACGCTCAGCCGTTTGCGGACGTTGTCGTGGGCGATGATCACCGCGCCGGCGGCGGCCATGGCCGGGTTGCCGCCGGTGTGGTCGGCGTGCCAGTGGGTGTTGACGACAAATCGCACTGGCTTTTTCGTCAGGGCGCCCAGCGCCGCCTTCAGCTTGGGAGTCATCGGCGCGATCTCGTCGTCGATGATGAACACGCCGTCGTCGCCCACGGTGACGGCGACGTTGCCGCCGGCAAAACCGTTTTCTCCCTCGATGACCGAGACGCCGCCCGCCACCGGGCTGGTCTTCAGCGTCACCTTCGCGGGATCGCCCATCTGCGCCAGCGCGGGGGCGCTGGCCAGCAGAACGGCCATTGTGGACATCGTGATTTTTTTCATGGGCGCAGTCTGCCGCAAAGATTCACCCCGTCAAACTGGCGGGGACTATTCCAGATGCGCTTCGATGCGTGGATCCGGGACCAGCCAGATCAGGGCCACCAGCACGTAGATCGCCGCCGATATCCAGGGCGCGACGAACGCCAGCGGAATCGCCGACACGTACAGCAGCGCCGACACCTTGCCCTTGCGATCGGCGCCGACGGCCTTGGCCAGCTTCGAACCCGGACCTTGGTTGGCGATGATCGTGCGCAGCAAGATGGTGTACGCGATGGCCGCGCCCAGCAGCAGCGCGCCGTAGACGGCAGTGGGCAGGGGCGCCAGATGGTTTTCACCCATCCAACCCATCCCGAACGGGATCAACGACAGCCAGAACAACAGGTGGTTGTTTGCCCAGAGGATCTTGCCGTTCACGCGCTCCGTGGCGTGCAGCATGTGGTGGTGGTTGTTCCAGTAGATGCCGATGAAGACGAAGCTCAGCAGGTAGGTGAGGAAGATCGGCAGCAGCGGTCGCAGATCCGTCCACGAGGGGCCGTGTGGAACCTTCAACTCCAGCACCATGATGGTGATCAGGATGGCGATGACGCCGTCGCTGAAGGCTTCCAGTCGTCCCTTGGTCATGGCAGGCGACTTTAGCGCGCGTGCCCGCGGATGGCGGCGGACACAAAAAGAAACCGGTCAAGGAGCCGGATCAGGCTTCGATGGCTGAAACGCTGCTGGTGACCGCGCCGCCGCCGCCGCCGAAACTGGTGAGGGGCAGCCCGGCCGCCTTCAGCACCGATAGCAGAACCGTGCTGGTGTTCTCGGCACTGGTGGAACGATAGTGGATGCCGGGGTGCTTGAGGAACCCGCCGCCACCGCCGGCCACCACGAGCGGGTAGTCGGTGATGCTGTGGGCCTTGCCGTCGGCGACGTCGGTGCTGCCCATGATGACGGTGTTGTCGAGAACATTGCCGGCGCCTTCCGAGATCCCCTTTATCGACTGCAGCAACTGCGAGAAGCACTGCATGTGGAACACCGTCGAGGCGGCCACCAGCGGCTGATCGCCTCCCTCGTCGTGGGTCATCGAGTGGTGCCCTTCGCTGGCCATGGTCTGCCAGAACAAAGTGGACGCCGTGCTGCCGGAGTACATCATGCTGAACACGCGCGTCTGGTCGCAGGCCAGCGCCATCGCGATGAGGGTGCTCATCGCGGCGGCCTTTTCGGCGACCATCTCTTTGCCACCCTGGTCCGGATTGTTGCCGGGGTCGCTGATCTTGCTGCACATGGCCGGCTGAACGGTGGCGTTGGCCAACCGTCCTTCCAGGTCGCGAACGTTGCTGGTGTGTTGATCCAGCCGGGCCTTGTCGAACGCGCTGACCCTGGCCCGGACGGCGGTGATGTCGGTCGCCACAGCGTCGAGGACGCTGCGGCGGAGCATCTTGGTCACATCCGTCACCGGCATCGAGTTCGGCGCGACGAAGCCGTTGCCGAATAAACGCGAGAACACCGTCGAGGCGTTGTACTCGGGCGGGTTCGGGCTGTCCGGGCCGTTGTGCGACAGATAGTGAAGCGAGGTTCCCTCGTTGCCGTTCACGCGCGTCGAGACGCCGGTTTCCAGCGATTTCAGCTGGCCCGGCTGGGCCAGCACCTTGGCGGCCACCTGGTCGATGCTGGGCGCGCTGAACGTCGAACGGAAAGGCGCTCCGTTGGCCGGCTGAACGACCATCGGATTCCCGGACAGGATGCCGACGGTGCCCGCATGGTGGCCTTGCTGGTTACCGGTCTTAAGGGTCATGCCCGAGACGATCGAGACGTAATCCCTCACCGGCATGAAGGGCATCAACGCCGTGTTCAAAGGGTAGTTGGCGCCCGTCGTGGTCGGGTTCCAATGAGCCAGCTTGACGCCGTTCCCCCAGAAGAAGATCCCCAATCGTCGGGGAAGCGCCGTCCCGTCGGCGTGGGCGGTTCCATTGGCGTTGAACATCGCTTCCAGCGGCGGCAGCGCGAAGGAGACCCCAGCGCCTCCCACCAGGCCGCGGAGAACAGTTCGTCGCTTGATCCGTAAAGTCGACATATCGGCTCCTTTCAACTTCTCTCGCCGGGAACTGTGCTTACTGGGGCTTCGCTGCGTAGATAAAGCCGGGGCTGTTGACCATGCCTTCCAGCAGAGCTGAAAAGTGGTAACCGTCGCCAGAGAACGCCTTGACCAGCGCGTCGATGGCCGGCTTTTCGCCGTCCGTGTCCACGTGCCCGACCGCATAGCGGTACATCACCGAGGCCAGGCAAACGGGCGTCTGCGAGTGGTTGCGAACGGCCGTCGCCAGGCCGACCGGGCCGGTGAAGGTGGCGGCGTCCAGGTTGCCGCTGGCGTCGATCGGCTGGCCAGCCTCCATGGTGCGGAAGGCGCCGATACCGTCAAAGTTCTCCAGGCCCAGGCCAACCGGGTCCATCAACGAGTGACAAGCAGCGCAGGAAGGATCGGTTCGGTGCTGCGTGAGACGCTGCCGGGTCGTTCCGGGCATGGTCTCCGGAAAGGCCGGGACGTTCGCGGGCGGCGCCGTGATTTGCTGACACAACATCATCTCGCGAATGAACTTGCCGCGCTTGGTGGGTGAGCTGCGCGTGGGCTGTGAATTACCAGCCAGGAAACTGGCTTGTCCGAGCAAGCCGGAACGCAGGCTGGACGCCGGGTAGGTCGCCGCCACGGAGGTCGTGCCCGCGCCCGGGGCCGTCATGCCATAGAGCTTGGCCATCTCGGCGTTCACGAAGGTATTGGTCGAAGTGTAGATGTCGCGGTAGTCGCCTTTGGTGGTGAACGCAATGTTGGTGAGGAACTTCAGCGTTTCGTCGCGCATCGAGGCACCCAGCGTTGGGCTGACCTCGGGGAAAATGGCCGGCTGCTGGGCCAAGGTGTCCAGATCGCCCAGACGATAAAGCTCGGTGAAGAACGTCTGCATGGCCGCCGATGTCCGAGGCGAAGCGAGCAGTCGTTGCGCCTGAGCGGTTAATCCCGCGGATT encodes:
- a CDS encoding DUF1592 domain-containing protein → MIDRSAFRGTASVMARWSLTTLALAAAAVGCSGEIGTSMGGGSGTPGSGNGTGNGGNGGPGMPPPAPANFVAEQGGLRRLTVPELRNSVTDLFGGGMTISTQFEPDTALSGFASIGAARVQLSAAFVEQLEAASLEVAHKALSDVTGRATLIGCTPAGTTDDTCTSQFIRTFGRRVWRRPLTDDEVSRYAGVAKGAQTALANYFSGLEYAVAGLLQSPYFIYRMELGAAPTGNATQVAFDDYQMATRLSYFLWNTTPDDALLDAADAHQLTKSAGLTAQAQRLLASPRTSAAMQTFFTELYRLGDLDTLAQQPAIFPEVSPTLGASMRDETLKFLTNIAFTTKGDYRDIYTSTNTFVNAEMAKLYGMTAPGAGTTSVAATYPASSLRSGLLGQASFLAGNSQPTRSSPTKRGKFIREMMLCQQITAPPANVPAFPETMPGTTRQRLTQHRTDPSCAACHSLMDPVGLGLENFDGIGAFRTMEAGQPIDASGNLDAATFTGPVGLATAVRNHSQTPVCLASVMYRYAVGHVDTDGEKPAIDALVKAFSGDGYHFSALLEGMVNSPGFIYAAKPQ
- a CDS encoding TMEM175 family protein; translated protein: MTKGRLEAFSDGVIAILITIMVLELKVPHGPSWTDLRPLLPIFLTYLLSFVFIGIYWNNHHHMLHATERVNGKILWANNHLLFWLSLIPFGMGWMGENHLAPLPTAVYGALLLGAAIAYTILLRTIIANQGPGSKLAKAVGADRKGKVSALLYVSAIPLAFVAPWISAAIYVLVALIWLVPDPRIEAHLE
- a CDS encoding DUF1552 domain-containing protein — encoded protein: MGGAGVSFALPPLEAMFNANGTAHADGTALPRRLGIFFWGNGVKLAHWNPTTTGANYPLNTALMPFMPVRDYVSIVSGMTLKTGNQQGHHAGTVGILSGNPMVVQPANGAPFRSTFSAPSIDQVAAKVLAQPGQLKSLETGVSTRVNGNEGTSLHYLSHNGPDSPNPPEYNASTVFSRLFGNGFVAPNSMPVTDVTKMLRRSVLDAVATDITAVRARVSAFDKARLDQHTSNVRDLEGRLANATVQPAMCSKISDPGNNPDQGGKEMVAEKAAAMSTLIAMALACDQTRVFSMMYSGSTASTLFWQTMASEGHHSMTHDEGGDQPLVAASTVFHMQCFSQLLQSIKGISEGAGNVLDNTVIMGSTDVADGKAHSITDYPLVVAGGGGGFLKHPGIHYRSTSAENTSTVLLSVLKAAGLPLTSFGGGGGAVTSSVSAIEA
- a CDS encoding MBL fold metallo-hydrolase: MKKITMSTMAVLLASAPALAQMGDPAKVTLKTSPVAGGVSVIEGENGFAGGNVAVTVGDDGVFIIDDEIAPMTPKLKAALGALTKKPVRFVVNTHWHADHTGGNPAMAAAGAVIIAHDNVRKRLSVDQFMDFLGQKMTFPALPPAALPVVTFSDDVTLHLNGDEIHVFHVPPAHTDGDAIVHFKKANVIHMGDTFVTISYPLVDTNNGGVFAGFITAAEKVLAMCDDNTKIIPGHGQISSKADLKAWHDMLVQIHDRIGKQIAAKKSVDDIKASKPTAEWDAKFGQMMVKGDQLVEMIVKTWPAAPERAGAAKKAHKAN